The following are from one region of the Advenella mimigardefordensis DPN7 genome:
- the ribBA gene encoding bifunctional 3,4-dihydroxy-2-butanone-4-phosphate synthase/GTP cyclohydrolase II, which produces MTSAAPVSLVPDCTISPVSEIVEELKAGRIVILVDEEDRENEGDLVMAADFVTPDAINFMVTHARGLVCLTLTEERCRQLELPLMASRNGTSFGTNFTVSIEAAEGVTTGISAADRARTIQAAVAKNAKPQDLVNPGHIFPVQAVSGGVLIRAGHTEAGCDLTAMAGLTPAAVICEILKPDGSMARLPDLVTFAREHHLKIGTIADLIQYRSENESMIRRLGSKTLKTPFGQFEAVSYQDSMSGAGHIALVHGNIHPEQETLVRVHEPVSVLDLLDLERNAHSWGVAQALEVISASPAGVLVMLNCQGSQKGLIEALEKWGETESTARKDDRYDLRTYGIGAQILRELNVGKMRLLALPRKMPSMTGYALTVTGYETSTDPR; this is translated from the coding sequence ATGACTTCTGCCGCCCCTGTTTCTCTGGTGCCCGACTGCACCATCTCTCCCGTCTCTGAAATTGTTGAAGAGCTCAAGGCGGGGCGTATTGTTATCCTGGTCGACGAAGAAGATCGTGAAAACGAAGGTGATCTGGTCATGGCAGCAGATTTTGTCACGCCCGACGCCATCAACTTCATGGTCACCCACGCCCGTGGCCTGGTCTGTCTCACGCTTACCGAGGAGCGTTGCCGTCAGTTGGAGCTGCCGCTGATGGCCTCGCGCAACGGCACTTCATTTGGTACCAACTTTACCGTCTCCATCGAAGCCGCCGAAGGCGTCACTACCGGTATTTCCGCTGCCGACCGGGCCCGCACCATCCAGGCGGCCGTTGCCAAAAACGCCAAGCCGCAGGATCTGGTGAATCCGGGGCACATTTTCCCGGTCCAGGCCGTGTCTGGCGGGGTGCTGATCCGTGCCGGGCACACCGAAGCGGGCTGTGACCTGACCGCCATGGCCGGGCTCACGCCAGCGGCGGTCATCTGCGAAATTCTCAAACCCGATGGCAGCATGGCCCGCCTGCCCGATCTGGTCACTTTCGCCCGCGAACATCATCTGAAAATCGGCACCATCGCCGATCTGATCCAGTATCGCAGCGAAAACGAATCCATGATCCGCCGCCTGGGCAGCAAGACCCTGAAAACGCCTTTCGGGCAGTTCGAAGCGGTCTCCTACCAGGACAGCATGTCGGGCGCCGGGCACATTGCGCTGGTGCATGGCAACATTCATCCCGAGCAGGAAACGCTGGTGCGCGTGCATGAACCGGTATCCGTACTGGATCTGCTGGACCTCGAACGCAATGCCCACAGCTGGGGCGTTGCACAGGCGCTGGAAGTCATTTCCGCCAGCCCGGCCGGCGTTCTGGTCATGCTCAACTGCCAGGGCTCGCAAAAGGGTTTGATCGAGGCGCTGGAGAAATGGGGAGAAACCGAGAGCACCGCGCGCAAGGACGATCGCTACGATTTGCGCACGTACGGAATCGGCGCGCAAATATTACGTGAATTGAACGTCGGAAAGATGCGCCTGCTTGCACTTCCACGTAAAATGCCAAGCATGACCGGTTATGCACTGACCGTGACAGGTTACGAAACCTCTACTGACCCCCGCTGA
- a CDS encoding RidA family protein — MEILQPSDWTKPRGYANGTMITVEAGSRLLFVGGQIGWNGQQQFESDDLGEQVRQTLENIVAILREGGAAPSDIVRMNWYVTDKREYVAAYPAIGEHYRNLIGRHFPSMTAVQVAALVEDRAKVEIEVTAVVRGTQQSSG, encoded by the coding sequence GGAAATATTGCAACCGTCAGACTGGACCAAACCCCGCGGCTACGCCAACGGCACCATGATCACCGTTGAAGCCGGCAGCCGCCTGCTGTTCGTGGGCGGCCAGATTGGCTGGAATGGTCAGCAGCAGTTTGAGTCAGACGACCTGGGCGAACAGGTGCGCCAGACTCTGGAGAATATTGTCGCCATTCTCCGGGAAGGGGGCGCCGCACCGTCCGATATTGTCCGCATGAATTGGTACGTGACCGACAAGCGCGAATACGTGGCCGCCTATCCGGCGATTGGCGAGCATTATCGCAATCTTATCGGTCGGCATTTCCCGTCTATGACGGCAGTGCAGGTGGCCGCGCTGGTAGAAGACCGGGCCAAGGTGGAAATCGAGGTCACCGCCGTGGTGCGGGGCACGCAACAATCCTCGGGCTGA